From one Pedosphaera parvula Ellin514 genomic stretch:
- the mazG gene encoding nucleoside triphosphate pyrophosphohydrolase, with protein MPKTAAIEDLLKVMARLRSPKGCPWDREQDHKSLRWHAVEEVYELMDAIEAGDDHEMAEELGDLLLQVVFHCQMAQERGAFNFEKVARHLVDKLIRRHPHVFGNSKVKTVDAVWAQWEQIKKAEKKGTKHERPSALDGIPKHLPALMRTEKLLKKARKAGLLEAGAGTGKLSKAVVGRRLFELTKYAQRNKWSAESLLRAEMKKEERNLRKLEKARERKKTTN; from the coding sequence ATGCCAAAGACTGCTGCGATTGAAGATTTGCTGAAGGTGATGGCCAGGCTGCGTTCACCCAAGGGATGTCCCTGGGATCGTGAGCAGGATCATAAATCCTTACGTTGGCATGCCGTCGAGGAGGTTTATGAGCTTATGGATGCCATCGAGGCTGGTGACGATCATGAGATGGCTGAAGAGTTGGGGGACCTCTTATTACAAGTGGTATTTCACTGTCAAATGGCGCAGGAACGAGGTGCCTTCAATTTTGAAAAGGTCGCTCGCCATCTTGTGGATAAATTGATTCGAAGGCATCCGCACGTTTTTGGTAATTCAAAAGTAAAAACAGTGGATGCGGTATGGGCGCAGTGGGAGCAGATCAAGAAAGCCGAGAAAAAGGGCACCAAGCATGAGCGCCCTTCGGCGCTGGATGGCATCCCCAAACACCTGCCAGCCTTGATGCGAACAGAAAAGCTGCTTAAGAAAGCGCGCAAAGCCGGGTTGTTGGAAGCAGGCGCCGGGACCGGCAAGCTCTCCAAGGCGGTTGTTGGCCGCAGGTTGTTTGAACTGACCAAATATGCCCAGCGAAATAAATGGTCGGCCGAGAGCTTGCTGCGCGCAGAGATGAAAAAGGAAGAGCGCAACCTTCGAAAACTGGAGAAGGCGCGCGAACGCAAGAAAACCACGAACTAA
- a CDS encoding aminopeptidase encodes MTDPRYAKLAKLLVEYSTELKKGDKALLDMIDVPDEFTVELMRAVRAVGATPIVEVRHTRITREVLKDTNDKHAALVRDLEMFRMKKMQAYIAIRGSANASETSDVASDRMSLYSRIMRPVLNYRVNKTRWVVLRWPSPSMAQAASMSTEAFENLYFDVCTMDYQKMAKAMAPLEKRMKKADHVHLKSPGTDLTFSIKGIGAKMCKGDRNIPDGEVFSCPVKNSVNGYITFNTPTLYSGTKFENVHLEFKDGKIIKATANNTKRLNEILDTDAGARYIGEFSLGFNPYIQNPMCDILFDEKIAGSLHFTPGQAYEVCDNGNRSAVHWDMVLIQRPEWGGGEVWFDGELIRKEGMFIPKDLKPLNPAHLK; translated from the coding sequence ATGACTGATCCACGATACGCGAAACTGGCGAAATTATTGGTTGAATATTCAACAGAGTTGAAAAAGGGAGACAAGGCATTGCTCGACATGATCGATGTGCCGGATGAGTTCACGGTCGAGTTGATGCGCGCGGTGCGGGCTGTAGGCGCAACCCCGATCGTGGAAGTGCGGCACACGCGAATCACCCGTGAGGTGCTAAAGGACACAAATGACAAGCATGCTGCATTGGTCCGTGACCTCGAGATGTTCCGGATGAAGAAAATGCAGGCCTATATCGCGATTCGCGGAAGCGCGAATGCCAGTGAAACTTCGGACGTGGCGAGTGACCGAATGTCCTTGTACTCGCGCATCATGCGCCCGGTGTTGAACTACCGTGTGAACAAAACCCGCTGGGTGGTCCTGCGCTGGCCGAGTCCGAGCATGGCCCAGGCTGCCAGCATGAGCACGGAAGCCTTTGAGAATTTATACTTCGACGTCTGCACCATGGATTACCAAAAGATGGCGAAGGCGATGGCGCCGCTTGAGAAGCGAATGAAGAAAGCTGATCACGTGCACTTGAAGAGTCCCGGCACGGATCTGACCTTCAGCATCAAAGGCATTGGTGCAAAAATGTGCAAAGGTGATCGCAACATTCCCGATGGCGAAGTCTTCTCCTGCCCAGTGAAGAACTCGGTAAATGGATATATCACTTTCAACACACCAACTCTTTATTCCGGCACCAAGTTCGAGAATGTGCATCTCGAATTTAAGGACGGCAAAATTATCAAAGCCACCGCCAATAATACCAAACGCTTAAACGAGATTTTGGACACCGACGCCGGGGCACGTTACATCGGAGAATTCTCCCTTGGTTTCAATCCTTATATCCAAAACCCGATGTGCGACATTTTGTTCGACGAGAAAATTGCCGGCTCGTTGCACTTCACTCCGGGCCAGGCATATGAGGTTTGCGACAACGGCAATCGTTCAGCCGTCCACTGGGATATGGTGTTAATTCAACGTCCGGAATGGGGCGGGGGAGAAGTGTGGTTTGATGGCGAACTCATCCGCAAGGAAGGTATGTTCATTCCCAAAGACCTGAAGCCGCTAAACCCGGCCCATCTTAAGTAG
- a CDS encoding PQQ-binding-like beta-propeller repeat protein yields the protein MRTGSNHDFKSIVHRRESRFAFPSRLAAKIVLVACTFATLTGAACAADWYRFRGPDLNGISKETGWQVNWPADGPKQLWKASIGTGFSSLAVSKGHVYAMGNKDDKDTVYCFAANSGAVVWKHTYDCPLDPKYYEGGSSSTPTVDGDQVYTMSKKGDLYCLDANKGSVIWSTNVNKGLGLEIPTWGFAGSVLIEGDLAILNVGEAGTAFDKKNGKVVWSSGKGVSGYATPVPFDYEKNRCVAIVAAKDLVVVNVKNGKEVWHYPWKTQYDVNAAEPIIADGKIFVSSGYNHGCAIIDISGGEPKQLWENKNMRNHFASSVLWKGFIYGVDENELKCLTWDTGDVKWSEKSFGKGSLMLADGKIIGLSDKGELMAAEASPTEFKPASRAQVLGGKCWTVPVLSNGKIYCRNARGDLVCLDVSAKP from the coding sequence ATGAGAACAGGCTCCAATCACGATTTTAAATCCATTGTGCACAGACGCGAGTCTCGGTTTGCATTTCCATCACGCCTGGCTGCAAAAATTGTTTTGGTGGCCTGTACCTTCGCCACACTCACCGGTGCTGCCTGCGCCGCGGACTGGTATCGCTTTCGCGGGCCGGATCTCAATGGCATTTCCAAGGAGACGGGTTGGCAGGTGAACTGGCCGGCAGACGGCCCAAAACAACTTTGGAAAGCATCCATTGGCACCGGCTTTTCTTCCCTGGCAGTCAGCAAAGGACATGTCTATGCGATGGGCAACAAGGATGACAAGGACACTGTATACTGTTTCGCTGCGAACTCTGGTGCAGTGGTATGGAAACATACTTATGATTGTCCATTGGATCCCAAGTATTATGAAGGCGGTTCCAGCAGCACGCCTACAGTCGATGGCGACCAGGTCTACACGATGAGCAAAAAAGGTGACCTCTATTGTTTGGATGCCAACAAGGGTTCTGTTATTTGGTCCACCAATGTGAACAAGGGACTTGGCCTTGAAATTCCAACCTGGGGTTTTGCTGGTTCGGTATTAATCGAAGGAGATCTTGCCATTCTCAATGTCGGTGAAGCAGGCACGGCTTTCGATAAAAAAAACGGCAAGGTGGTATGGAGTTCAGGCAAGGGTGTCTCCGGTTATGCAACTCCGGTCCCGTTTGATTACGAAAAAAATCGTTGCGTTGCCATTGTTGCCGCAAAAGACCTGGTGGTCGTGAATGTAAAGAATGGCAAGGAAGTGTGGCATTATCCCTGGAAAACTCAGTACGACGTGAATGCCGCTGAGCCCATCATTGCAGATGGCAAAATTTTTGTTTCCTCGGGTTACAATCATGGCTGTGCCATCATCGATATCAGCGGTGGCGAACCGAAACAGCTCTGGGAAAACAAGAATATGCGCAATCATTTCGCCAGTTCCGTCCTGTGGAAAGGTTTCATTTATGGCGTGGACGAAAACGAACTCAAGTGTCTCACCTGGGACACAGGCGACGTAAAATGGAGTGAAAAAAGTTTCGGAAAAGGTTCGCTCATGTTGGCTGATGGGAAAATCATTGGATTGAGTGACAAGGGTGAATTGATGGCCGCCGAAGCTTCGCCCACAGAATTCAAACCCGCTTCCCGCGCTCAAGTACTCGGCGGCAAATGTTGGACCGTGCCCGTCCTGTCGAACGGAAAGATTTACTGCCGCAACGCTCGTGGCGATTTGGTTTGCCTGGATGTAAGCGCCAAGCCTTGA
- a CDS encoding M42 family metallopeptidase, with the protein MRDESLNFLEALVNTPSPTGYETRGQRVWLDYVKAFADETFSDAYGNCVAVLNKGGSPKLMLAAHADEIAMGVNYIDPEGFIYVKKMGGIDPAITKAQRVIIHTRNGPVKGVVGNVAPHLTRQEEDRKLPKMHDLFIDIGVSSAKEAEKLVRVGDPITLNDEFELLRNDLAVARAFDNRIGTFAVAETLRLLQRSKGKLQAEICAVSNVQEEVGLLGARQIAYTLKPDVALVVDVTHATDFPTVNKAQHGNVKIGQGPTVTHGGCNHAEVVNRIEELAKAKNIPLQHEAISNTSGTDTDVIFWTRGGIPSALISLPNRYMHSPVEVVSLADLEKIPELMAAFALSLKKGEEFKVII; encoded by the coding sequence ATGCGCGACGAATCACTAAACTTCCTTGAAGCTTTGGTTAATACCCCCAGTCCGACGGGATATGAAACCCGCGGACAACGTGTTTGGCTCGATTATGTGAAGGCTTTTGCCGATGAAACGTTTTCCGACGCTTATGGAAATTGTGTCGCCGTTTTGAACAAAGGAGGCTCTCCAAAACTCATGCTCGCAGCCCATGCGGATGAAATCGCCATGGGTGTGAATTATATCGATCCCGAGGGTTTTATTTACGTGAAGAAAATGGGCGGCATCGATCCAGCCATAACCAAGGCCCAGCGCGTCATCATCCACACCCGCAATGGCCCGGTAAAAGGCGTGGTTGGAAACGTCGCGCCGCACCTTACCAGACAGGAAGAGGACCGTAAATTGCCAAAGATGCATGACCTTTTCATCGACATCGGTGTGAGCAGCGCGAAGGAGGCAGAAAAGTTGGTGCGAGTCGGAGATCCGATAACCCTTAATGACGAGTTTGAGCTTTTGCGCAATGACCTGGCCGTGGCGCGCGCCTTCGATAATCGAATCGGCACCTTCGCAGTCGCAGAAACTCTGCGCTTGCTACAACGTTCCAAGGGCAAATTGCAGGCAGAAATCTGTGCCGTTTCCAACGTGCAGGAGGAAGTCGGGCTCCTCGGTGCCCGCCAGATTGCCTACACGCTTAAACCGGACGTGGCACTCGTGGTGGACGTGACCCATGCAACAGATTTCCCGACCGTCAACAAGGCGCAGCATGGAAATGTAAAGATCGGCCAGGGACCCACCGTGACGCATGGTGGCTGTAATCATGCCGAAGTGGTTAACCGGATTGAAGAGCTCGCAAAGGCGAAAAACATTCCACTACAGCACGAGGCTATTTCCAACACCAGCGGGACCGACACCGATGTGATCTTCTGGACCCGGGGCGGCATACCCAGCGCCCTGATCAGTCTGCCCAACCGCTATATGCACTCACCTGTGGAAGTAGTAAGCCTCGCGGACCTGGAAAAGATTCCGGAATTAATGGCCGCCTTTGCTCTTTCCCTTAAGAAGGGGGAGGAGTTCAAGGTAATCATCTAA
- the proB gene encoding glutamate 5-kinase gives MPPLCQGLIQNSKFKLHRSSGPWSRLPPRQFSTRAKSFITIYGVRSQLLKNVSRIVVKLGTGVLTDSRKQPDLAQMEQLVAQVAEQCRAGREVVLVSSGAVGSGMGALGYKKRPAELAELQACAAVGQSRLMATYEGLFAKHNINVAQVLLTHEDLQGHERHLNARNTLVTLLKHRVVPIINENDAISFTELKFGDNDKLSALVASMLPADLLVILTTVDGVIENFGKSEARVISTIQQVDGEIESQVGGTDSETAVGGMTSKIQAAKIVIRSGVPLVIASGRKPNVIEDILKGEDEGTLFVPQPTRLQGRKRWIAFFHHPKGTLFVDEGAKIALRENGKSLLPPGVVRCEGEFTAGDVLRICDLDGTEFARGICNYTSEAITARQFDSSEVMHRDDLVIL, from the coding sequence ATGCCGCCATTATGCCAAGGCCTCATCCAAAATTCAAAGTTCAAATTGCATCGAAGCAGCGGGCCTTGGAGTCGGTTGCCACCACGCCAGTTCTCGACACGTGCCAAATCTTTCATTACGATTTATGGAGTGCGTAGTCAGTTGCTAAAAAATGTAAGTCGTATCGTGGTCAAGTTGGGCACCGGTGTTCTGACCGATAGCCGGAAACAGCCCGATTTGGCGCAGATGGAACAATTGGTGGCTCAGGTCGCAGAGCAATGCCGGGCTGGAAGGGAAGTTGTGCTGGTCTCTTCTGGCGCGGTGGGTTCAGGCATGGGCGCGTTGGGTTATAAAAAGCGGCCCGCTGAACTGGCTGAATTGCAGGCTTGCGCTGCCGTGGGACAATCGCGTTTGATGGCCACTTACGAAGGATTATTTGCCAAACACAACATTAACGTCGCCCAGGTATTGTTGACGCATGAGGATTTGCAGGGACATGAGCGGCATCTCAACGCACGTAATACGCTGGTAACCTTGCTGAAGCATCGGGTGGTGCCGATCATTAATGAGAACGATGCCATTTCATTCACTGAGCTGAAATTTGGTGACAACGACAAGCTATCCGCACTGGTGGCTTCAATGCTGCCGGCTGATCTTCTCGTCATACTAACCACTGTGGACGGGGTTATTGAAAACTTCGGAAAGTCAGAGGCGCGCGTGATTTCCACGATTCAGCAGGTAGATGGTGAAATAGAAAGCCAGGTCGGCGGTACAGATAGCGAGACGGCTGTTGGCGGCATGACGTCAAAAATCCAGGCAGCCAAGATCGTTATTCGTTCCGGTGTCCCGTTAGTGATTGCGTCGGGACGCAAGCCGAATGTCATAGAGGATATTCTTAAGGGTGAGGATGAGGGGACGCTTTTCGTTCCTCAACCAACACGTCTGCAGGGACGCAAGCGTTGGATCGCATTTTTCCATCATCCCAAGGGCACGTTGTTTGTGGATGAGGGAGCCAAAATTGCCTTGCGTGAGAATGGCAAAAGCCTGCTGCCTCCCGGAGTTGTACGCTGTGAAGGTGAGTTTACAGCGGGCGATGTATTACGTATCTGCGACCTCGATGGAACTGAATTTGCGCGTGGGATTTGCAATTACACTTCTGAAGCCATTACCGCCCGACAGTTTGACAGCTCGGAAGTGATGCATCGGGATGATCTGGTGATTTTGTAA
- a CDS encoding AsmA family protein, with protein sequence MKFLFRWAFRLFILLVVLVIAGILLLDTIAKEVAEYRIRRQTGLDVKIGRMQVGIFNSRVTIENLVIYNTAEFGGSPLIDLPELHVEYDRDSLLSHKLHCKLVRFNLAQLNLVEDKNGNLNVAQLQARMQKTNGQINPAGTNKTLQTHLKFTGIDTLNLTLGKATVLNMKQPKDVVQITMDLRNQVLTNVQSVQDLGGVALLVALKNGQVMDKTLQNWLVQFGWPAK encoded by the coding sequence ATGAAGTTCCTGTTCCGATGGGCTTTTCGCCTCTTCATTCTGCTGGTTGTCCTGGTGATCGCTGGCATTTTGTTGCTCGATACCATCGCGAAGGAGGTGGCTGAATACCGGATCAGACGTCAGACTGGCCTTGATGTAAAAATCGGCAGGATGCAGGTCGGTATCTTTAATTCCAGGGTCACGATTGAAAATTTGGTTATTTATAACACTGCGGAATTTGGTGGTTCACCTTTAATTGATCTGCCCGAACTGCACGTCGAATACGATCGAGACTCGCTTCTTTCCCACAAGCTGCATTGCAAGCTGGTTCGATTTAATCTCGCACAACTAAATCTTGTAGAGGACAAAAACGGAAACCTCAATGTCGCGCAGTTGCAAGCGAGGATGCAGAAAACCAATGGCCAAATCAATCCGGCGGGTACCAATAAGACCTTGCAAACCCACCTTAAATTCACTGGAATTGATACGTTAAACCTTACTCTCGGCAAGGCTACGGTGTTGAATATGAAACAACCCAAGGATGTGGTCCAAATCACGATGGACCTCCGCAACCAGGTGCTTACGAATGTTCAGTCGGTGCAGGATCTGGGAGGAGTAGCTTTGCTGGTTGCGCTAAAGAACGGTCAAGTCATGGATAAAACGCTGCAAAACTGGTTGGTTCAGTTTGGTTGGCCAGCGAAATAG